A DNA window from Helianthus annuus cultivar XRQ/B chromosome 15, HanXRQr2.0-SUNRISE, whole genome shotgun sequence contains the following coding sequences:
- the LOC110933815 gene encoding protein NYNRIN-like, translating to MLADIEETFQRLREYNIKLNPKKCSFGVEEGKFLGVVVTRDGFKANPEKVAAIARMPSPRTLKKAQALNGRLVAINRFLARHAEKSLPFIKTLKDCLNKKNFKWTNEVEQALQDMKRFIERLPMLTAPRPNEVLKMYLAAAHTAVSAVLMVERDGKQTPIYYISRVLAGPETRYPTLEKLILALVHATRRLRRYFQAHRVQVLTNYPLQQVLHKPEISGRLAKWAIELGALDIEYHKRTAVKGQVIADFLAEIPEGEAIVDPVFQDIPESSTARQTWKLYTDGSSSGKGSGAGLMLISPDAIRLMYALRFDFECSNNEAEYEALLAGLRMAKSMGAARVDAYVDSLLVNNQVNETYEAKDESMAKYLEKTKELMASFDNVTLNHVHRGKNQIADALSKLATSGMEKEVKVETLQTPSIEPRNVSAVTMEDPCWYTPILRFLETGELPPAKGEAQKIQTKALQYEINNGVLYRKSYLGPLLRCVSPTEAKYLISEIHAGLCGIHAGPRAVVAKIHSAGYYWPGMHEDAVMELRKCRSCQKFAPQTIRPKNSLVPVTAAWPFQKWAVDIVGPFPPAPGKLKYLIVAVDYFTKWVEAKPLAKITVDNAKKFLWEHIVCRFGLPLYLVSDNGTQFTDRIFQEWCTNLHIQQIFTSVAHPQGNSQVERTNRSLLDGIKKRLGHEGSSWVEELPNVLWAHRTMPKTSNNETPFSLTYGAEAMIPAEAGLPSLRRLNTAMTMTDL from the coding sequence ATGTTAGCAGATATCGAAGAAACTTTTCAGCGACTTAGAGAATACAACATAAAGTTAAACCCAAAGAAATGCTCTTTTGGGGTAGAAGAAGGAAAGTTCTTGGGTGTAGTAGTCACCCGAGATGGCTTTAAAGCCAACCCAGAGAAGGTAGCCGCCATAGCGCGAATGCCTTCCCCACGAACACTGAAGAAAGCTCAAGCCCTAAATGGGCGATTAGTAGCGATCAACAGGTTCTTAGCAAGACACGCCGAAAAGTCATTACCCTTCATAAAAACATTAAAAGATTGCCTCAACAAGAAAAACTTCAAATGGACCAACGAAGTCGAGCAAGCTTTGCAAGACATGAAGCGTTTCATAGAGAGGTTGCCCATGCTGACAGCGCCAAGGCCCAATGAAGTACTAAAGATGTATTTAGCGGCAGCTCATACGGCGGTAAGTGCTGTGCTCATGGTTGAACGGGATGGAAAGCAAACACCGATATATTATATAAGTCGGGTGTTAGCGGGACCTGAAACGCGGTACCCCACACTGGAAAAGCTAATCCTAGCACTGGTACACGCCACAAGGCGACTGAGAAGATATTTTCAGGCACATCGCGTGCAAGTCCTAACCAATTACCCGCTGCAACAAGTCCTGCACAAGCCGGAGATATCTGGCAGGTTGGCCAAGTGGGCTATTGAACTTGGCGCCTtggatattgaatatcacaagcGAACGGCAGTTAAGGGGCAAGTGATTGCTGATTTTCTGGCCGAAATACCGGAAGGAGAAGCTATTGTGGACCCAGTCTTCCAGGACATCCCGGAATCCAGCACTGCCCGGCAGACTTGGAAGCTATACACTGATGGATCATCTAGCGGAAAGGGATCTGGCGCCGGCTTAATGCTGATAAGTCCAGATGCAATCAGGCTGATGTACGCCTTACGTTTCGATTTCGAATGTTCTAATAATGAAGCGGAGTACGAAGCACTACTAGCAGGTCTAAGGATGGCAAAATCCATGGGGGCAGCAAGGGTAGACGCGTACGTTGACTCGCTGCTGGTCAACAACCAGGTAAACGAGACGTATGAAGCCAAGGATGAATCAATGGCGAAATACTTGGAGAAGACAAAAGAACTCATGGCCTCTTTCGACAACGTCACGCTCAACCATGTACATAGAGGCAAGAATCAGATAGCAGACGCTCTCAGCAAACTCGCCACCTCAGGTATGGAAAAGGAAGTCAAAGTCGAAACGCTGCAGACACCCTCAATCGAACCACGGAATGTCTCCGCCGTTACAATGGAAGACCCTTGCTGGTACACTCCGATTCTACGTTTCCTTGAGACAGGGGAGTTACCTCCCGCCAAGGGTGAAGCACAGAAGATACAAACGAAAGCGTTGCAGTATGAAATCAACAATGGTGTCCTATACCGAAAATCTTACCTGGGCCCCTTGCTGCGATGTGTTTCCCCAACAGAGGCAAAGTACCTCATCAGCGAGATCCATGCGGGTCTGTGCGGTATACACGCCGGACCTCGAGCAGTAGTAGCCAAAATCCATAGCGCGGGGTATTACTGGCCAGGGATGCACGAAGACGCCGTAATGGAACTACGAAAATGCCGCAGCTGCCAGAAATTCGCTCCTCAAACAATAAGGCCTAAGAACAGCCTAGTGCCGGTGACAGCGGCGTGGCCTTTCCAGAAATGGGCCGTGGATATCGTAGGACCTTTCCCGCCAGCCCCCGGAAAGTTAAAGTACCTGATTGTGGCGGtggattacttcaccaaatgggtggaagcCAAGCCTTTGGCCAAGATAACGGTGGACAACGCCAAAAAATTCCTCTGGGAACACATAGTGTGTAGGTTCGGATTACCACTCTACCTGGTGAGTGATAATGGAACACAATTCACAGACAGAATTTTCCAGGAATGGTGCACAAATCTCCACATCCAACAGATCTTCACGTCGGTCGCACACCCCCAAGGAAACAGCCAGGTAGAGCGGACAAACAGAAGTTTGCTGGATGGCATCAAGAAACGACTAGGACACGAAGGAAGCTCGTGGGTGGAAGAATTGCCAAATGTCCTCTGGGCACATAGAACAATGCCCAAAACCAGCAACAACGAAACCCCGTTCAGCCTAACCTATGGAGCGGAAGCAATGATACCCGCTGAAGCGGGATTACCGTCACTACGCCGTCTCAACACAGCGATGACAATGACAGATCTCTAA